Part of the Vanessa cardui chromosome 23, ilVanCard2.1, whole genome shotgun sequence genome, AGTCTGAATGATTTACCACAAATATCACAAACATACTTATGATGGTTAGGGTCGTGCATTGTCAAATGTTCCTTGTAATATGATTTGTTTacaactttattgcacacataaCATTGAACTTTAGAGATAACCTTCATTTTACAATTCTTTGATTGATTTCCTGAGGTGACAGTTACTGGCCAATTTCTTACTGGGTCTTGGTTTGCAATTTCTTCAGGATATTCATGACAGTCCAGAGAGACATCAACAGATTCTTCTTTGATTggagattttaaaaatttatcagTTTGTGCCGCTATCTTCCTAAATAAATTAGCTTCttttataaacttataacaTATCGTACAAAGATGTTTTGGGAAATTATCTTCTTCCCTGACTATTATATTACCGAAAATTCGTAAGGCCTCGATTACATCGCAACTTCCTGACCCATATATTGGTACAGAACCATCCTTCATACAGATCCTGCACATAATACGGTCTTTATGATATAATGTTTTTGAGTATGCATCGTCGCGCAAATTGCTGTAATATTCATGAATAtctgtattttttctatttcttgCCATTTTCATTATATAGTACGCGGtaaccatgtttttatttacaatagatttttttaatcctTTAAAGCTAGAGCTACAAGTAGATAAATTTTCAATTCTTATAAGCAATCacgtatttattatacaagcgtttgtttttgtttgtgaatTTGTTTGACACAAGTTTGACAGTTATACAGTTGTACCAACTGCTCACATAGTTGCACTATGAATGCATATTCCATTCcttgaatatattttcgtgTAGTAGTGGGTTCTTCCTCAAATTCTAATGTAGTTGAAACTTGTCTTTCTGATAGTATTCCTCAGGCAACATACTTTTTCTTTGttcgataaaattttaaacttaagCATCTTTACGTCATGTTGAAGCGACTCTGCTAACGAGGAAGTCGGGTTCATAACAGCACTCCTTAATGATGTAGAATTGTAGAGTGCCTTAATTAGTTTTGCAGATTGgacaaataaaactttatgaTTTTATGCTATTTAATGTCATGATTTCAAATCTTGGTTCAGCTTTACTTAACGTATTCTACTTTAAATTGATGTAGTCTTTgagtatatcatattttttttaaatctgctAATTTAATCTTAAACAAACTGACTATTGTTCAATAAATACTCTAAGCCAGTGGGCATTAaggtattaaaatttacataatgttCTTAAATCATGAAGGTTAGCACTaaggatttatttaaatgtcatttCCTATTCATCATGACTTTTCTGAGGGAGTTAATATGGAAAGTTATCATTTTAGTTATGAGAGGTATGGTAATTGATTTTTaggttttcatttatatataaacagtgcatcaaatatcataaaatattataaaaaacattggTTGCTCATTTCCTCTTATCAAGAGTATCAAGAAAATCgatcagttattttttatactgtaGCAGGACACTACTGTAAAAACTGGgcttaaagtaattattaattattagttaaagtatTCTTACTTATAAGGTAGAAAAAAAACACAGACAAGTTTTCTTAAAgcaattttatctataaaataaataaaaaataaacgttttcaACATAAATACAATCACagacaaaacaaacaaactgggaattaaaataattattcgaatTGCTACATTgtaatttcattcatatttattctAAACATTTCCTTTTATAACTGCATATATTTCCtaaatcaataaagtattttttttgtacatttttttgtaacaatGTCAATAATATGACTAAACAAATCACaatacaaaaattgttattctaatataaattataaaatactagcagaagaattatataaacaatatcataatcagttgatttgtatataataagacagtggtttaaaatatttataaataattcaaatcaaacaaaaattatattaatttctcgAAGcacttctataataataaatatgactaCACCATTTTTTATAAggaagataatatattttattgtagttatattatattttcgttgaaatataattgaatataatgtgAGACCACCATATAAtgctattataaattacaaaccattctattttattacacatacaAAGCTATATACGGCTACACGTGCTTTACAAATAAGTAacaagaactaaaatatttgagttgataatattttgtttacggaatcctttttttttattttatcaattttaaaaattaatctgCTGTCaacattactattttttatttagaatacaaTAGGCATAAACAAAACGAATACTATCGTCAATTCAAATGGCAGGAGGAgtgaaaaaatgtaaacaagttTGACTTTGAATGCACATTACTTTGGTCGAGCTTTAGAGTACTCTATGGTATTTATGTGGATTTTTCGACTTTCGGCCGTTTCGAATGTATCCCCGTAAGTATTATCagaactttggaagtaaaattaatatgattataaatgGTTAAGCGGAGTTttgttctattaaaaataaatatataataatcaagaactgtttccATTATATCATATAGCAGTCATGTCTCTGCTGTATAGTACAAATAACatgaacttttttatacaaaaatcaaggttttgtttacttttactGCTTCTG contains:
- the LOC124539706 gene encoding zinc finger protein 761-like, producing MVTAYYIMKMARNRKNTDIHEYYSNLRDDAYSKTLYHKDRIMCRICMKDGSVPIYGSGSCDVIEALRIFGNIIVREEDNFPKHLCTICYKFIKEANLFRKIAAQTDKFLKSPIKEESVDVSLDCHEYPEEIANQDPVRNWPVTVTSGNQSKNCKMKVISKVQCYVCNKVVNKSYYKEHLTMHDPNHHKYVCDICGKSFRLRCAYHNHSLRHGNGFPYKCQFCPYKGKYAELLKTHMRTHTGDYRYMCTECPARFLFKSNLNSHILNKHKEKEHKCEACKRAFHTKLALQRHFEVDHLGIKTHVCNICGNTFGYRNAMMKHQRRVHKREKMMFSRMPSYLQVENKN